TCCAACGCTCGGAGAAGGAGTCGTTACAGTTGGTATTGGGGAGCCAAGCGACGGAGCCCGCGAGGCAACAGTCGGTGTTATCGCAGTCACGGTCGGGAGTACGAAGACCCCGCTACAACCGTTTCCGTCACAGTCAAAACCAGAGATCAAGACGCAGCTATTGCCTGCGCCATAGCTCTGAGTATATCCTGCCACTAGGAGTCCGCCGTCCACAGCCTGTGCAAGAGAATAGGCAACGTCCACACTGCTTCCTCCAATTGCCTTTGTCCAGAGAAGGTCGCCTGACGCACCAAACTTGAGGAGAGCGGCGTCATCAGAGCCCGCGCCATACTCAGAAACAGAGCCTGCAAGGATCAGGCTCCCGTCTGATGCCTCAATGACAGAATGGCCGTAATCGTAAACGGTGCTCCCGACTGTCCTTGACCAGACATGCGTTCCGGACGAAGTGAATTTCGAAATGATGATATCAGAGCTCCCCGCCCCGTAGCTGCGGGTGTAGCCTGTCACCACCAGCGATCCATCAGACGTCTCAATTACGGACCTTCCCTCCTCATCGTAAATTCCTCCGAGGGTTTTGGTCCACAGATGGGTTCCTGCGTCGTTGAACTTTGAAAGAATGAGGTCGGCTGAGCCGGCTCCGTAGCTGCGTGTGTATCCCGTCACGACGTATCCTTCATCCATTGTCTGAATCACAGAGAAACCGCACTCCCGGTCACTTCCGCCAAGTGTTCTTGTCCAGGTGCGGTTGCCTGATGTATCGAACCTGGACAGAAGAAGATCATAGTTGCCTGCACCATAACTTGAAGTCGCTCCGGTCACGACGAACCCGCCGTCGAACGTGTGTATGACGGAGCGTCCATAGTCTGCGCCGCTGCCGCCGAGAGTTTTTGTCCACGCAAGATCACCCGATGAGTTGAACTTTGACAGTATCAGGTCAAGGCCGCCCGCACCGTAGCTGGTAGTGGACCCGGTTACGAGAAGCTCGTTGTTGAGAGACTGCCAGACAGAGTAGACCTCATCGTAA
The DNA window shown above is from Candidatus Eisenbacteria bacterium and carries:
- a CDS encoding T9SS type A sorting domain-containing protein, translated to MKNISFSPAGYLFFCLLFCTLFVGMSFSPAEAQIRIFTKTLDAGVYDVASSMTRTYDGGFAVAGATMSYGAGLTDIFISRFDRSGDHVWTRTLGGTGYDEVYSVWQSLNNELLVTGSTTSYGAGGLDLILSKFNSSGDLAWTKTLGGSGADYGRSVIHTFDGGFVVTGATSSYGAGNYDLLLSRFDTSGNRTWTRTLGGSDRECGFSVIQTMDEGYVVTGYTRSYGAGSADLILSKFNDAGTHLWTKTLGGIYDEEGRSVIETSDGSLVVTGYTRSYGAGSSDIIISKFTSSGTHVWSRTVGSTVYDYGHSVIEASDGSLILAGSVSEYGAGSDDAALLKFGASGDLLWTKAIGGSSVDVAYSLAQAVDGGLLVAGYTQSYGAGNSCVLISGFDCDGNGCSGVFVLPTVTAITPTVASRAPSLGSPIPTVTTPSPSVGIEVASMTTACETETFAEDMPPAMTKPQVSAFRIGVASPVSSHITANLSLLNATAVNLTIYDVSGRMIGQPYRFSEMRAGNHTLEIPASHLKSGAYLIVLEGAGLREMVKVVKVR